The Kocuria turfanensis genome contains the following window.
GCATCAACTACTACCACGGGGAGGCCGTGACCACGGCCGCGCCGGACGCCCCCTCCGCGCCGGAGGGCCACGCGCCGCTGAGCCGTCCCGTCTCCTCCCCGTACGTCGCGGCCGACCGCGTGCAGTCCGTGCCGCGGGGCCTGCCGGTCACCGGGATGGGCTGGGAGGTGCAGCCCGAGGGGCTGCGCCGGCTGCTGAACCGGGTGCAGGAGGAGTACACCGGTCCCGCCGGCATCCCCGTGTTCGTCACGGAGAACGGCGCCGCCTACGACGACGCCCCCGACGCCTCGGGCTTCGTGGACGACCAGGACCGGCTGCGCTTCTTCGACGCCCACCTGCGGGCCGTCAAGGACGCCATCGACGACGGCGTGGACGTGCGCGGATACCTGGCCTGGTCCCTCATGGACAACTTCGAGTGGGCGTGGGGCTATCACCAGCGGTTCGGCCTGGTCCGGGTGGACTACGGGACCCAGCACCGCACCCCCAAGGCCAGTGCCCGGTGGTACGCCTCCGTGGCCGCGGCCAACGCGGTCCCGGCGGGGCCCTCCCAGGAGCCCGGGACACTGAAGGGTGTCGTATCGTCTGGATGATGAACACTGAGCGGATCCGGCCGGGCCACGCCGGCACAGGGCGGTCCAACCCCACCCTGGAGGACATCGCCACGGCGGCGGGCGTGTCCCGGTCGACCGCCTCGCGCGCCATCAACGGCGGTGACCGGGTGAGCCCGCAGGCGCAGGCGGCCGTGGACGCCGCCGTCGTGGAGCTCGGCTACACGCCCAACCGCGCCGCCCGGAGCCTGGTCACCCGTCGCACCTCCTCGATCGCCCTGGTCATCCCGGAGCCGGACATCCGGATCATGGCGGACCCGTTCTTCGCCGTGATCATCACGGGCATCACCGACGCCCTCCGGGAGACCGACGTGCAGCTGGTCCTGCTCATGTCCCGCAACGGGGACGACTCCGGGCGGGTGCTGCGGTACCTGCGCGGCGGGCACGTGGACGGCGCCATCGTGGTCTCCCACCACCGGGACGATCCGTGGACGACGTCCCTGCCGGGGACCGGGCTGCCCACCGTGTTCATCGGCCGCCCCTGGGAGGCCCGGCCCGGCGTTCCCTACGTGGACACCGACAACTACCAGGGCGGCCGGCTGGCCGCCCAGCACCTCGCCGCCGGCGGCCGCACGCGGGTGGGCACGGTCGCCGGCCCGGCGGACATGACCGCGGCGGCCGACCGGCTCGCCGGGTGGCGTGAGGGGCTGCGCGAGGCCGGCCTGGCCGAGGGGACGGTGGTGCACGCGGACTTCACCACCGTCGGCGGCCAGGAGGCCGCGCTGCGGCTCTTCGAGGAGGCCCCGGAGCTCGACGGCGTCTTCGCGGCCTCGGACCTCATGGCTCTCGGGGTCCTCGAGGCCGTGCGCCGGCGCGGCCGCTCGGTGCCCGAGGACGTCGCGGTGGTCGGCTACGACAACCACGCGCTCTCGGCCACCGCCGTCCCGCCGCTGACCACCGTCACCCAGCCGATGTCGGCCATGGCCGCCACGGCGTGCCGGATCCTGCTGGAGGAGATCGACTCCCCGGGGGCCCGGCCGGCGCCCTTCATCTACCCGGCGGAGCTGGTCGTGCGGGAGAGCAGCGGGGGGAGGCGGCTCTCCGCGCCCTGAGCGCCCACCGGAGGCACGGGGTCCTCCCGCCCGCACGGCCCACGGACGGGAGGTGGGCGGTCAGGCCTCGGCCGGGGATCTTCCCGGGCGCCCGGTCAGGCCGCCGTGCCGAAGGCGGCGGCGCGGAGACCGGACAGGTGCGGCGCGTGCTCGGCCAGCTCCTGGAGGTAGCCCAGCTCGGCGAGGTCGTGCAGGGCGGTGTCGAGCTGCTCGGGGGTGAGCTGGGCGTCGCGGGCCACGGCGTCGAGCGAGGGGGCCTCCTCGGCCGTGACGTGCTCGGTCAGGGCGTCGAGGACGACCACGGCGTCGACGCTCACGTGCTCGTCGTGGATGGCTTCGGCGAGCAGCCGCTCAGCCGCGTAGAGGCTGGCGGCGAACATGTGGGGAAGTGGGGTCTGCATCGTGGACATCACGGTTGCAACAATAATCCGCCTCCATGAAAATCTGCTGAATCCGGGCGACGGGCTGATCGCCCCGGCGGAATGCCACGCCCGGCGCGGACGTTCGCTCCACCGTGGGGCCCACGACGTGCCGGCGGCCCCGCCCATCACCGCGTCGACGGCTCCGGACCGCGGAGCTCGAGAGCGCACAGCACCAGATCTCACGGAGCCGGATCGCACAGATCCAGACCGCACCGATCGACACTTCGAAGGAGATGCCCATGCAGGAGTTCGCCCCGCTCTGGTCACCCGTCCGGATCGGCGCCACGGAGGTGGCGCACCGCGTCGCCCTGGCCCCGATGACCCGCATCAGCGCGACCGAGGACGGTCGCGCGACCGACCGGATGGTCTCCTACTACGAGACCTTCGCGCGCGGCGGGTTCGGGCTGCTGATCACCGAGGGGATCTACCCCGACACCGCCTACAGCCAGGGCTACCTGCACCAGCCGGGCATCGCCACCGTGGAGCAGGCGAAGTCCTGGGCCCCCGTCGTCGACGCCGTGCACGCGGCCGGGGCGCGGATCTTCGCCCAGCTCATGCACGCCGGCGCCCAGACCCAGGGCAACCGGTACGTCGACGCCACGGTCGGGCCCTCCGCGGTGGCGCCCAAGGGGCAGCAGCTCGGTTTCTACCGCGGGGAGGGACCGTTCCCCGTGCCCGAGGAGATCACCCCGGAGCAGATGGACAAGGTCCGGGACGGCTTCGTCACGGCCGCCCTGCACGCCCAGGACGCGGGCTTCGACGGCGTGGAGATCCACGGCGCCAACGGATACCTGCTGGACCAGTTCCTGACCGACTACCTGAACCGGCGCACCGACAAGTACGGCGGCTCGCCCGAGAACCGGGTGCGCTTCGCCGTGGAGGTCTGCCGCGCCGTGCGCGAGGCCGTGGGCCCGGA
Protein-coding sequences here:
- a CDS encoding LacI family DNA-binding transcriptional regulator, coding for MNTERIRPGHAGTGRSNPTLEDIATAAGVSRSTASRAINGGDRVSPQAQAAVDAAVVELGYTPNRAARSLVTRRTSSIALVIPEPDIRIMADPFFAVIITGITDALRETDVQLVLLMSRNGDDSGRVLRYLRGGHVDGAIVVSHHRDDPWTTSLPGTGLPTVFIGRPWEARPGVPYVDTDNYQGGRLAAQHLAAGGRTRVGTVAGPADMTAAADRLAGWREGLREAGLAEGTVVHADFTTVGGQEAALRLFEEAPELDGVFAASDLMALGVLEAVRRRGRSVPEDVAVVGYDNHALSATAVPPLTTVTQPMSAMAATACRILLEEIDSPGARPAPFIYPAELVVRESSGGRRLSAP
- a CDS encoding oxidoreductase translates to MQEFAPLWSPVRIGATEVAHRVALAPMTRISATEDGRATDRMVSYYETFARGGFGLLITEGIYPDTAYSQGYLHQPGIATVEQAKSWAPVVDAVHAAGARIFAQLMHAGAQTQGNRYVDATVGPSAVAPKGQQLGFYRGEGPFPVPEEITPEQMDKVRDGFVTAALHAQDAGFDGVEIHGANGYLLDQFLTDYLNRRTDKYGGSPENRVRFAVEVCRAVREAVGPEMTVGIRISQAKVSDTEHRWSGGAEEARVIFSALGAAGVDFIHTTEYRAAAPAFGGDGPSLAALAKEHSGVTVIANGHLDDPDAAAALLGTGAADVVALGKGALANRNWPHLVREGREPATFDGAVLGPLADIKDEELSLRG